The DNA region CCGGCGTTTTGTATTGGCGCAGCGAACTTGCCACTCCATTGAGTGAAGACAACATGGTTGATATTGGCGAGCGCTTGTTTTTGGTTGATGAATTTGACGAGCGCGTTTTTGACGACCTGGCGTATGATACCATCGCCAATGGGCGCGTCCCCGAAGGTTGGACGCTGATTGCCCGTGAAGAATAAATTGCGCCGACTCTATTTTGCGCTGGCTCTTGCCTGCATTTTGTTTGGCGCTTTGACGTTGCAGGGGTGGAGCGACGACCCACAGTTTGGGCGGTTGTTATCGCCCGCCTTTCAAGTTATCCATCAAACCGACCGTGACCTTCAAATCCACTGGCAGCAATCTCCCGATTCTACCGAGACCGTTCTTTACGCACTATTGGCGTTGCCCGGGCCGATTCAACAGGCGACCCAATCGGTCGCTTCTTTTGAATGGGACGTGCAAGGCGCGACGCCGCAGTCAGGCGATCAAAATGACTTTGACGAAAAGAACCCCAAACGCACATCACCCCGCTTGCAAGTTCGCGAGTTAGGCTATCTGGCGGGCGTTCGCATTGCGTCGTTGCAGTTACGCTTTTATTACTCGAGCGCGGCGGCGGACGTGGTCTCATTTCCCCGGGGTACGCTTCGCATTCAATTTAACCAACTTGATCCGATGCGCTTTGATTCGTTCCCCCATGATATCGCCCCCATCGCAAAGGCGTTATTGCTGAATGATCCGTCTCGAAAAATCGCTCCGGCGGAGAATTCGCTTGACGCGCCGTATTTCAATAAGCGCGCGGTGAAATTTTTTAGCGGCGTTGAGGGATTAGTCCAACTGTCGGCAAGCGAAGTGCTCGATTCATACCAACATGATATTGAAGCGTCGCGGTTGGCTCTGTTCCAAAAACGTCTCCCGATTGAGCGGGCGGTGATTGACGAGACCGGCGAGATCAAACAGCGCGGTTTGTTGGCGCCAGGCGATTCGATTGTGTTTTTCGCGCCTGCGTCTGAAAGCGCTTTTGCAACAGAAACCGTAACGTGGCTTACACTCGATAACGAATCGGTGCGTGACTTTCCGTTGTTGCAAAAACCGAGCGGTGCGCAATCCGTCAATGCGCTTTGGCAAAAAACGCGCTATGAAAATGACGCCGAATTTATCGAGGGCAAACCCACCAATGAAGAGCAGGATTCACATTGGATCTGGGCGGACTTGATCGGGACGGCGACGCCTGCGTTTTCGTTTTCTGTGAACCAGGCCCCGCGTTCGGCGACCGCCTCGCTTACCATGCGCCTGCATGTTGGCAACGCGCGTTCTGAGGCGCTTGTTGAATTCGTCACCCCATACATTGACGGCGTTCACGTCGAGTGGTCCGTCCCCGCAGGTACGGGGTATGTGCAGGCGACGGCTGCGTTATCGTCTCAGTTATTGCAACCGGGCGAACATCGCTTGACCTTTGAGGGCAGCGCTTCTGCGAAGGCGGCGGGCAAATTTGAAACCATCGCTCTCGATTGGTTTCAACTCGCGTTTCGCGCGGACGTAACTCCTTCGACGGCGCCCTATCAAACGCCGAACCACTCAATCGCCATTGCGCTTGACGGCGAGAGGGATGCGGTGTGGCTGCCGGATGACCCTGCGCTTTCGCCTGCATTGGCCAATCAATTGCCTGCCATTGAAACTCCAGCAGCGGGACGGCTGTTTATTTCAAATAAAAAAAATGCAGCGCTGAGCGGCCGCTTTGAATTATATGACCCTACGGCTTCGACCCTTAACGATCTATTGAATCTGTCGCAGTCGGACGTGGTGTTGATTGCGCCGTCGGATTGGCATCAAGCGTTGACGCCATTTCGCGATTCGTTGTTACGGTTGGGATACACCACGCGCATTGCATCGGTTGAAGCCATCTATGACCGCTTCGGCGACGGCAGGTTGTCGCCCTTTGCTGTGCGCGAATTTTTGCGTTACGCCTATCGCACCTGGAAACGCCCCTCGCCGTCTTATGTATTAATGATTGGCGACGCGACCTGGGATTACAAAAACCGCTACGGCGTTGGCGTTAAAAACTACGTTCCCGGTTATCGCGCCAAGCCGGAGTACGCCGTCGAAAACTGGTTCGTCCGTCTTGATGATGAAAATGATAACGTCCCTGACATGATGATTGGTCGGTGGCCGTTGCGCTCGGTGGACGAACTCAACACGCTGATTGAGAAAACCACGCGCTACAAAGAAGCGCTCGAACCGCAGCCCTGGCTCAATCACTTGTTTCTATTGACGGACCACGGCTTTGACCGCTTCACGGAAGAACTGGAACGGGAGTGGGTCCCCAAAGGATTTCGGCTCACACAGCGGCATGTACAAGACTACCCGCTGATTGACAACATCTATCTGCCCGAAAAACTGCGCGCCGAAAAACGCGCAAAGACCAGTCTCGCGGCGACAAAAGACATCATCAGCATATTAAACAACGGCGTTTGGCTGATGGAATTTTTCGGACATGGCGCGCCGAACGTCGTCGGAAATGAGCGCCTGTTTTTTGGCGGCGGCTCAAAATTCACCGACGTGAAAAAACTCACCAATACCGACCGCCCGTTTTTATTCTGGTCGTTCAGTTGCGAGACCAGCAAGTTTGATTACCCTCGTCAGAAATGGAACATCTCCATCGGCGAAGACATGTTGACTCACCCCAACGGCGGCGCGGTGGGCCTGTTGGGCGCCGCAGGGCGCGGGTATCCCCACGATCATATTGTTCTTGCGCGCGGGATGCACGAGGCGCTATTTCATCACGGGCTGCAAAGCATGGGGCAAATTTTGTTGGCGGGCAACTTGATGGGACTCGCCTATCAGGACGTGTTTGAACCCGCTGACCAATTTTGCTTTTTAGGCGACCCGACCATTCGCCTGCCGAACTATGAAGCGCTATCTGTGAGCACGGAAAAGAAACAGGACGCAATTGAAATCTCGATTCCCTACGCGCCCGACGCCGTCCATGCGCAACACGCCGCCGCCTGGGTGCGAAGCGGCAGCGACGTCATTCGTTACGCAACCATACCCCTTTTGGAAAACACTTCGGAACCGTTGAAAATAGGCGGCGTCAAATCTCTCTACGCCGGGGCGGAAACAATATTGAAGCGCGATGGCAAGATTGTGGTTTCACATGGCGCAAACTATCTGTCAGCGCCTGCGCCCGCAATGATTGAAGCAACCACAGGGCGCTTGCCTGATCTGGTGATTGAACCCGGTTCGCTTCGAGCCCTGCCCGATGCGCCTCGTTCGGGCGAAACCGTGTTTCTTGACGGCGTTATCAAAAACCAAGGCAAAGCGACCGCTGAGGATATTTTCATCCACGGCCTTCAAGCCATACATGGAAAGAAAAAGGTTCCATTCAATGTTGTTGTCGGGCGGCGCGGCGAACGCATCGAACGGCTTGACCCCGGCGAGTCGGCGCCGGTTCGCTTGCGTTGGGACCCAACAGGAAACAAGGGCCCGTTTGATATCGAAATGCTGGTAGACCCCTTCGATCAAATTAAAGAAGAAAACGAAGACAATAACTCAGCTGACACGAAAATCACCGTGCGCCGCAAAGCAGACCTCTTGGTCGAAGACGACCGCTTTACACTCACGCCGACTGAAGACGGCAAGCGATTTCTCGTCAGTTTTTCGGTGCTCAATTCCGGCGAAAGCGCAGTGGATAAATTCTTGATCGAAATGGCCTATTCTCTTCAAGGTTCCGATAAACGATTTAGTGGTTTTGTTCCTGAAGTTGTCAATCTGGAACCCGGAAAACGCTATAACGCAGGCGGCGTGCGCGTCCCGGCGAACATTCAGTATTTTGAACTGATTGTTGACCCGGACGAGTTGGTCGATGAAGAAACCCACGATAACAATACGTTTCGATTTGACGTTGAGTAGGTTCAGCCCTTCACCGCGATATTTGCGGTCACGCCTTCGGGAAGTTGAGTCGTAAAGTCCATCAAATTTTTTTGCAACCGTTCGGCTTCGCGCGGCGAAATTGCATAAAACGAAACCGTTGGCTCCGCCACGCTGACTTTTTGGTCGACCGTCCATTCGCCGACTTTGATCCAACTTTCCGGCAGGCGTCCGCGCCACCAACTTTCATAGATCACTGCAATCGACGCGCCTTCCTGCCTCGCCCACGATTCGATGAAGGCAGCGCCCATGCGTCCATGCTTCGCCGCCAGCGAAGGCTCACGGCTACTCAGCCCCATGCCGTCGAGGCAGCGGATATCCGCCAAAAAATTAATCGCGCCGATGTCATTCGCGGCGACGGCTTCCCCTTGATAATACTGTTTAAGAAACAGCCCCATCTGGTATTGTTGCTGATAGAGGTTTTTGCACCCCGGCGCGATTTTTAAGACGGACGATGCGTTCCATACATACGGCGTAATCGCAAGCAGTGCGGTTGCGAGCGCAATGGTTTGGACCATGCGCCGTTCCCGTTTGGGTGAGCCGCTTGCCAGGTGTTTCCATTGCGTCCACAGTTGCGGGCCGAGCGGCGCCAGCGCCAGAAACGCAATCGCGAGCAGGTAGGCTTCATAGCGATAAAACCAGCCGATCGACGCCGCCGCGCAATGCAGAGGCGTTGCGCACAAATACACGCCGCTGAGGATACGCTCGCTGTTCCAGGGCGTCTCTGTTTTTCTCCAAAAAACAAATAGGCACAACACATACGGGATCAGCAAATGTCCGGTGTTGAAAAGCTGCCCGAACAGGCGTTCATACAATTGCAAAAAGAACAACCAGCCCGGTTGGCCGAGTACGCTTTTGCGAACAATCGACGCGGGGAAAAACTCCCAGCCGTTCATTACCTGCACGGCCCCCATCATCACGATGGGCAGCGCCGCGCAAATGATGATGCCTAGCGCTGTTCGCCATTGTTTGCGGATGAAAAACATCAACGCCAGCGGCGCGATGACGAACACGGTTTCATAGCGAAATGCGGTCGCGAAAAATGCGAGCAGAAACAATAAAACCAGTGCCGTTTTCGCTCGCTCTTTTCCAAGCAGAGTGGACGCCGTATACGCCATACTCGCGGCGAGCAACACATGAATGGTGTGTTCCATCCCCAATAAGATTAGAGCGGGCAGCGGCAAAATTAAACTAAATACAATCGCCGCCGCGCCCGCCGCCGCCCAATGCCATTGCTGATTGATGAGATACACGCACATCAGCCAGACCAGCGTGAGCGCCGCCGCGCCGTTCAACGCCAGCGGCAGCCATTCATGATTGCCAATGATGGAAAACGCCGCTGCTAACAACAGCGTCCATCCCGGCGACGACGAACTGGCGCTAAAGCCCGAAAGCGAAACGCCCCATACGCCGTGCTCTGCGAAATGGCGCGCCATCGCCAGGTGAATATATGGATCGTCAATGGGATACAAAACACGATGCGCAAATTGATACGATTCGCCAATGATCGAGACGACAAGCATGCCGATCACTGTCAGCGGAAACGCATACGCTAAATTCATGTTTATGCTGCGTTTCATTGATTTTCCTTCATCAGGCGCACTTTGGATTGCGTCCTTCACCTTACATAATGTAAGCAAAAGAAGCAATTCATTTGAGGCGAAAAAACGTGACAGCCGTCCAACCCGTTAAAAAAGTCAAACCCATTTTCGGCGTGTTATACAAAGACCCTGCCGTCTTTGCGCAAGTGGTGCAGCGCATCGAAAACCATTTCGGCCCGGCGGATTTTTTTAGCGCCGAACATCCCTTCGTTGAAACCGAATACTACCAGGAAGAAATGGGGCCGGACTTAATCCGGCGTTATTTCTCACTGCAACCACTAATCTATCCTGACGCGTTGGTTCACATGAAACACCTTTCCAACCAATGGGAGGAAGAATTCAGCGCTGACGGCAAACGCGCGATCAATCTTGATCCGGGTTACATTCACGGCGCCAAACTGGTGCTAGCCAGTTGCAAGAACTTCAGCCATCGGGTTTATCTGGGGCGCGGCGTCTACGGCGAAGTCACCATGCGTTTTGAGAATGGCGAATTCACCCGCTTGCCGTGGACGTACCAGGATTACTGGAACCACCGCAGCGACTTACAATCTATTCGCGACATTCTCATCAAACAAATTAAGGAACCATCCGAATGAGCACTATGAACATAACAACTTGGATTACGACAACGCTCATTTCTTTTTTTATTGCAGCCGTATCACCCGTTTTTGCGCAGATGCACGCCTACAACGGTAACGACAACATCGACGCCATCGACGTGCAGGTGGTTTACTATGTCGCGCAAGGCGTTAAGCCGCTGCCCGACTGGCGCGAACGGGTGGAGTATCATCTCGCCCGTATACAAAAATTCCACCAACGCGAATTCGCCGGGCAATCGAATTTTACTTATGACATCCTCCCGGCGCCGTTTATCGCATCCGCAACGCCGAACGGGTTCCCCCAAGACGACGTCAACCAGTTTTATTGGCAGATTATGAATGAGGTCTGGCATTCAGGCGAAGTTGAATGGAAGGACGGCGCGTTTCCTATCCTGCTGGTGATGGGCGATTGCAACTTCTCGCCCGGATACAACGATTGGACGCGCGTCTGCGACGGAGACAATTGTTTTTTAGAGCCGCCTCATGAGCAATGCGCCGGACACGTCAGCGGCAACGGCGAAGACCGTCCCGGTTCGCGCGCAGGCGGCGCCCGTTCGGTTTATTGGGCGGATCGTCATATCGGCTTGGGATTGGTCACGGCGGACGGCTGGCGGGTTCCCATCAAAGGAACCGATTGCGTGACCTATCACGAGGGCATCGGCCATGCCATCGGGCTGCCGCAT from Candidatus Hinthialibacter antarcticus includes:
- a CDS encoding C25 family cysteine peptidase; the encoded protein is MKNKLRRLYFALALACILFGALTLQGWSDDPQFGRLLSPAFQVIHQTDRDLQIHWQQSPDSTETVLYALLALPGPIQQATQSVASFEWDVQGATPQSGDQNDFDEKNPKRTSPRLQVRELGYLAGVRIASLQLRFYYSSAAADVVSFPRGTLRIQFNQLDPMRFDSFPHDIAPIAKALLLNDPSRKIAPAENSLDAPYFNKRAVKFFSGVEGLVQLSASEVLDSYQHDIEASRLALFQKRLPIERAVIDETGEIKQRGLLAPGDSIVFFAPASESAFATETVTWLTLDNESVRDFPLLQKPSGAQSVNALWQKTRYENDAEFIEGKPTNEEQDSHWIWADLIGTATPAFSFSVNQAPRSATASLTMRLHVGNARSEALVEFVTPYIDGVHVEWSVPAGTGYVQATAALSSQLLQPGEHRLTFEGSASAKAAGKFETIALDWFQLAFRADVTPSTAPYQTPNHSIAIALDGERDAVWLPDDPALSPALANQLPAIETPAAGRLFISNKKNAALSGRFELYDPTASTLNDLLNLSQSDVVLIAPSDWHQALTPFRDSLLRLGYTTRIASVEAIYDRFGDGRLSPFAVREFLRYAYRTWKRPSPSYVLMIGDATWDYKNRYGVGVKNYVPGYRAKPEYAVENWFVRLDDENDNVPDMMIGRWPLRSVDELNTLIEKTTRYKEALEPQPWLNHLFLLTDHGFDRFTEELEREWVPKGFRLTQRHVQDYPLIDNIYLPEKLRAEKRAKTSLAATKDIISILNNGVWLMEFFGHGAPNVVGNERLFFGGGSKFTDVKKLTNTDRPFLFWSFSCETSKFDYPRQKWNISIGEDMLTHPNGGAVGLLGAAGRGYPHDHIVLARGMHEALFHHGLQSMGQILLAGNLMGLAYQDVFEPADQFCFLGDPTIRLPNYEALSVSTEKKQDAIEISIPYAPDAVHAQHAAAWVRSGSDVIRYATIPLLENTSEPLKIGGVKSLYAGAETILKRDGKIVVSHGANYLSAPAPAMIEATTGRLPDLVIEPGSLRALPDAPRSGETVFLDGVIKNQGKATAEDIFIHGLQAIHGKKKVPFNVVVGRRGERIERLDPGESAPVRLRWDPTGNKGPFDIEMLVDPFDQIKEENEDNNSADTKITVRRKADLLVEDDRFTLTPTEDGKRFLVSFSVLNSGESAVDKFLIEMAYSLQGSDKRFSGFVPEVVNLEPGKRYNAGGVRVPANIQYFELIVDPDELVDEETHDNNTFRFDVE
- a CDS encoding DUF4416 family protein encodes the protein MTAVQPVKKVKPIFGVLYKDPAVFAQVVQRIENHFGPADFFSAEHPFVETEYYQEEMGPDLIRRYFSLQPLIYPDALVHMKHLSNQWEEEFSADGKRAINLDPGYIHGAKLVLASCKNFSHRVYLGRGVYGEVTMRFENGEFTRLPWTYQDYWNHRSDLQSIRDILIKQIKEPSE